The following proteins are co-located in the Synechococcus sp. PROS-U-1 genome:
- a CDS encoding (Fe-S)-binding protein, which translates to MASPTQLPGLPPGAADPCVHCGFCLPTCASYRVLASEMDSPRGRIHALRAIEAGELELDATVASHFDTCLGCFACVSACPSGVRYDQLIEATRPKLINAGQRSAWQTSFRQLLLQVLPYPGRLRALLQPLRAYTGTPLQALARRTGLTRLFGPEIEAMERLLPPLAAEAFSDQLPLINPAKAERRGRVALLLGCVQRCFDPSVSTATVKVLQANGFEVVIPQEQGCCGAVSHHQGELELTRQLAADLVRSMNAIEGDLDAVLVAASGCGHTMKAYGELLNGDIQFRAPVLDVQEFLADRGLLETFRTQLQPLPGIVAMHDACHMIHGQGIHSQPRQLLRAIPDIQLREATEAGVCCGSAGIYNLVQYEEAAELGRIKADDLSGTGAAFVASANIGCTLQLRRHLGDCARVQHPMELLAASAGLHPLPGVPQSVSSAEIAGKGENRQATAGPR; encoded by the coding sequence ATGGCCTCTCCCACCCAGCTTCCTGGTCTACCGCCTGGCGCCGCGGACCCCTGCGTGCACTGCGGCTTCTGCTTGCCCACCTGTGCCAGCTATCGCGTGCTGGCCAGTGAGATGGACTCCCCCCGCGGCCGCATCCATGCACTGCGGGCGATCGAAGCCGGTGAACTGGAACTGGATGCCACGGTGGCGAGCCATTTCGACACCTGCCTGGGCTGCTTCGCCTGCGTCTCCGCTTGCCCTTCGGGGGTGCGCTACGACCAGCTGATCGAGGCCACCCGTCCAAAACTGATCAATGCCGGGCAACGCAGCGCCTGGCAGACCAGCTTCCGCCAGTTGCTGTTGCAGGTACTTCCCTATCCAGGTCGCCTGCGAGCCCTGCTGCAACCCTTGCGGGCCTACACCGGTACACCGCTCCAGGCCCTGGCCCGCCGCACAGGGCTCACCCGTTTGTTTGGCCCTGAGATCGAAGCGATGGAGAGGTTGCTGCCGCCCCTGGCAGCGGAGGCCTTCAGCGATCAGTTGCCTCTGATCAACCCCGCCAAAGCTGAACGCCGCGGCCGCGTAGCGCTGCTGCTGGGCTGCGTACAGCGCTGCTTCGATCCCAGCGTGAGCACGGCAACAGTCAAGGTGCTGCAGGCCAACGGCTTCGAGGTGGTGATTCCACAGGAGCAGGGCTGCTGCGGTGCCGTGAGCCATCACCAAGGAGAGCTGGAACTCACCCGCCAACTTGCGGCCGACCTGGTGCGAAGCATGAACGCTATTGAGGGAGATCTGGATGCAGTGTTAGTGGCCGCCTCCGGCTGCGGCCACACAATGAAGGCCTACGGCGAGCTGCTGAACGGCGACATCCAATTCCGTGCGCCGGTGCTGGATGTGCAGGAGTTCCTGGCTGACCGCGGCCTCCTGGAGACGTTCCGCACGCAATTGCAACCTCTTCCCGGGATCGTGGCCATGCACGACGCCTGCCACATGATTCACGGCCAGGGAATCCATTCCCAGCCCCGCCAGCTGTTGCGGGCCATCCCCGACATCCAACTCCGGGAGGCGACCGAGGCTGGGGTCTGCTGCGGCAGTGCCGGCATCTACAACCTTGTGCAGTACGAGGAAGCCGCCGAACTGGGCCGAATCAAAGCCGATGACCTCAGCGGTACCGGCGCTGCATTCGTAGCGAGCGCCAACATCGGTTGCACCCTGCAACTGCGGCGGCACCTGGGCGATTGCGCCCGAGTGCAGCACCCAATGGAACTGCTGGCAGCCTCAGCCGGCCTCCATCCGCTGCCAGGCGTCCCGCAAAGTGTCAGCAGTGCCGAGATTGCCGGGAAAGGTGAGAATCGGCAGGCCACGGCAGGGCCCCGCTGA